The Streptomyces sp. NBC_00162 genome window below encodes:
- the ppdK gene encoding pyruvate, phosphate dikinase, with amino-acid sequence MSENKDQKFVYDFTEGNRDLKDLLGGKGANLAEMTNLGLPVPPGFTITTEACKVYLESGTAPAELRDEVSAHLAALETKMGKKLGQSDDPLLVSVRSGAKFSMPGMMDTVLNIGLSDESVTGLASQAGDERFAWDSYRRLIQMFGKTVLGVEGELFEDALDEAKAAKKVTVDTDLDAADLKKLVKVFKKIVAKDAGREFPQDAREQMDLAVEAVFNSWNTGRAKLYRRQERIPSDLGTAVNICSMVFGNLGPDSGTGVAFTRDPASGHAGVYGDYLQNAQGEDVVAGIRNTVPLADLEAIDKASYDQLMTIMTTLENHYKDLCDIEFTIERGQLWMLQTRVGKRTAGAAFRIATQLVDQGLIDEAEALQRVTGHQLAQLMFPRFDEDAKTELLGRGIAASPGAAVGKAVFDSYTAVKWSRSGEKVILIRRETNPDDLDGMIASEGILTSRGGKTSHAAVVARGMGKTCVCGAEELDVDTKRRRMTVGDTVIEEGDVVSIDGSTGKVYLGEVPVVPSPVVEYFEGRMHAGADDADELVAAVHRIMAYADRVRRLRVRANADNAEDALRARRFGAQGIGLCRTEHMFLGERREMVERLILADTDGERESALSALLPLQKKDFVELFEAMDGLPVTVRLLDPPLHEFLPDITELSVRVALAESRKDANENDLRLLQAVHKLHEQNPMLGLRGVRLGLVIPGLFAMQVRAIAEAAAERKNAKGDPRAEIMVPLVGTVQELEIVREEADAIIAEVEAATGTNLKLTIGTMIELPRAALTAGQIAEAAEFFSFGTNDLTQTVWGFSRDDVEASFFTAYLEKGIFGVSPFETIDKDGVGALVRSAAEAGRAARPDLKLGVCGEHGGDPESVHFFHEVGLDYVSCSPFRIPVARLEAGRAAAEAKGSDSR; translated from the coding sequence GTGTCGGAAAACAAAGATCAGAAGTTCGTCTACGACTTCACCGAGGGCAACCGCGACCTCAAGGACCTTCTCGGCGGCAAGGGAGCCAACCTCGCCGAGATGACCAACCTGGGTCTGCCGGTCCCTCCCGGCTTCACCATCACCACCGAGGCCTGCAAGGTCTACCTCGAGAGCGGCACGGCCCCGGCCGAGCTGCGCGACGAGGTCAGCGCCCACCTTGCCGCCCTCGAGACGAAGATGGGCAAGAAGCTCGGCCAGTCGGACGACCCGCTGCTGGTCTCCGTGCGCTCCGGCGCCAAGTTCTCGATGCCCGGCATGATGGACACCGTCCTCAACATCGGTCTCTCCGACGAGTCCGTGACCGGCCTTGCCTCCCAGGCCGGTGACGAGCGCTTCGCGTGGGACTCGTACCGCCGCCTCATCCAGATGTTCGGCAAGACCGTCCTCGGCGTCGAGGGCGAGCTCTTCGAGGACGCCCTCGACGAGGCCAAGGCCGCCAAGAAGGTCACCGTCGACACCGACCTCGACGCCGCCGACCTGAAGAAGCTGGTCAAGGTCTTCAAGAAGATCGTGGCCAAGGACGCCGGCCGCGAGTTCCCGCAGGACGCCCGCGAGCAGATGGACCTCGCCGTCGAGGCCGTCTTCAACTCGTGGAACACCGGCCGCGCCAAGCTCTACCGCCGCCAGGAGCGCATCCCGAGCGACCTGGGCACCGCGGTCAACATCTGCTCCATGGTCTTCGGCAACCTGGGCCCCGACTCCGGCACCGGCGTCGCCTTCACCCGCGACCCCGCCAGCGGCCACGCGGGCGTCTACGGCGACTACCTCCAGAACGCCCAGGGCGAGGACGTGGTCGCGGGCATCCGCAACACCGTGCCGCTCGCGGACCTGGAGGCCATCGACAAGGCCTCGTACGACCAGCTCATGACGATCATGACGACGCTGGAGAACCACTACAAGGATCTCTGCGACATCGAGTTCACCATCGAGCGCGGCCAGCTGTGGATGCTCCAGACCCGCGTCGGCAAGCGCACCGCCGGCGCCGCCTTCCGCATCGCCACCCAGCTCGTGGACCAGGGCCTGATCGACGAGGCCGAGGCCCTCCAGCGCGTCACCGGCCACCAGCTGGCCCAGCTGATGTTCCCGCGCTTCGACGAGGATGCGAAGACCGAGCTGCTCGGCCGCGGCATCGCCGCCTCCCCGGGCGCGGCCGTCGGCAAGGCCGTCTTCGACTCGTACACGGCCGTCAAGTGGTCCCGCTCCGGCGAGAAGGTCATCCTGATCCGCCGCGAGACCAACCCGGACGACCTGGACGGCATGATCGCCTCCGAGGGCATCCTGACCTCGCGCGGCGGCAAGACCTCGCACGCGGCCGTCGTCGCCCGCGGCATGGGCAAGACCTGTGTCTGCGGCGCCGAGGAGCTCGACGTCGACACCAAGCGCCGCCGCATGACGGTCGGCGACACGGTCATCGAAGAGGGCGACGTCGTCTCCATCGACGGCTCCACCGGCAAGGTCTACCTCGGTGAGGTACCCGTCGTACCGTCCCCGGTCGTCGAGTACTTCGAGGGCCGGATGCACGCCGGCGCCGACGACGCCGACGAACTGGTCGCCGCCGTGCACCGGATCATGGCGTACGCGGACCGGGTCCGCCGCCTGCGCGTGCGCGCCAACGCCGACAACGCCGAGGACGCGCTGCGCGCCCGCCGCTTCGGCGCCCAGGGCATCGGCCTGTGCCGCACCGAGCACATGTTCCTCGGCGAGCGCCGCGAGATGGTCGAGCGCCTGATCCTCGCGGACACCGACGGCGAGCGGGAGTCGGCACTCAGTGCCCTCCTGCCGCTGCAGAAGAAGGACTTCGTCGAGCTGTTCGAGGCGATGGACGGCCTGCCCGTCACCGTCCGCCTGCTCGACCCGCCGCTGCACGAGTTCCTGCCCGACATCACCGAGCTGTCGGTGCGCGTCGCCCTCGCCGAGTCCCGCAAGGACGCCAACGAGAACGACCTGCGCCTGCTCCAGGCCGTGCACAAGCTGCACGAGCAGAACCCGATGCTGGGTCTGCGCGGTGTCCGCCTGGGCCTGGTCATCCCCGGTCTGTTCGCCATGCAGGTGCGGGCCATCGCCGAGGCCGCCGCCGAGCGCAAGAACGCCAAGGGCGACCCGCGCGCCGAGATCATGGTTCCGCTCGTGGGCACCGTCCAGGAGCTGGAGATCGTCCGCGAGGAGGCCGACGCGATCATCGCCGAGGTCGAGGCCGCCACCGGCACGAACCTCAAGCTGACCATCGGCACGATGATCGAGCTGCCGCGTGCCGCCCTGACGGCCGGCCAGATCGCGGAGGCCGCGGAGTTCTTCTCCTTCGGTACGAACGACCTGACCCAGACGGTGTGGGGCTTCTCCCGCGACGACGTCGAGGCCAGCTTCTTCACCGCGTACCTGGAGAAGGGCATCTTCGGGGTCTCGCCCTTCGAGACCATCGACAAGGACGGCGTCGGCGCGCTGGTCCGCAGCGCCGCCGAGGCCGGCCGGGCCGCCCGCCCCGACCTCAAGCTCGGTGTCTGCGGCGAGCACGGCGGTGACCCCGAGTCCGTCCACTTCTTCCACGAGGTCGGCCTCGACTACGTCTCCTGCTCGCCCTTCCGGATTCCGGTGGCGCGCCTGGAGGCCGGTCGTGCGGCCGCCGAGGCGAAGGGCAGCGACAGCCGCTGA
- a CDS encoding PhoX family protein produces MERRTFLRGAVIGSSAAAFGGTLMHGAAYAAPAQPGAGPYGALGAADANGIQLPAGFSSRVIARSSQTVSGTSYTWHSAPDGGACFADGTGWIYVSNSEINPSGGASAVKFNSSGTITGAYRILSNTRQNCAGGKTPWNTWLSCEEVSLGYVYETDPYGVNAAVQRPAMGRFKHEAAAADPVRQVIYLTEDETSGCFYRFIPTTWGNLSSGTLQVLKAGTATSGSFTWANVPDPDGSPTTTRTQVSGSKKFNGGEGCHYANDTVWFTTKGDNRVWQLNLANSTYELAYDDSLVPGGAAPLTGVDNVTGSSYGDLYVAEDGGNMEICVITPDDVVAPFLRITGQSSSEITGPAFSPAGNRLYFSSQRGTSGSSSAGITYEVTGPFRT; encoded by the coding sequence GTGGAACGTCGTACCTTCCTGCGCGGCGCTGTAATCGGTTCGTCGGCCGCCGCCTTCGGCGGCACGTTGATGCACGGGGCCGCCTACGCGGCGCCCGCCCAGCCCGGCGCCGGGCCGTACGGAGCACTCGGAGCGGCGGACGCGAACGGCATCCAGCTGCCCGCCGGCTTCAGCAGCCGGGTGATCGCCCGCTCGAGCCAGACCGTCAGCGGCACCTCGTACACCTGGCACAGCGCCCCGGACGGCGGCGCGTGCTTCGCGGACGGCACGGGCTGGATCTACGTGTCGAACTCGGAGATCAACCCGTCCGGCGGCGCGAGCGCGGTCAAGTTCAACTCCTCCGGCACCATCACCGGCGCCTACCGGATCCTCTCCAACACCCGGCAGAACTGCGCGGGCGGCAAGACCCCGTGGAACACCTGGCTCTCCTGTGAGGAGGTCAGCCTCGGCTACGTCTACGAGACCGACCCGTACGGCGTGAACGCGGCCGTCCAGCGCCCGGCGATGGGCCGGTTCAAGCACGAGGCGGCCGCCGCCGACCCGGTCCGCCAGGTGATCTACCTGACGGAGGACGAGACGAGCGGCTGCTTCTACCGCTTCATCCCGACCACCTGGGGAAACCTTTCCTCGGGCACCCTCCAGGTCCTCAAGGCCGGTACGGCCACCTCCGGTTCCTTCACCTGGGCCAACGTCCCGGACCCGGACGGCTCCCCGACCACCACCCGCACCCAGGTCTCCGGCTCGAAGAAGTTCAACGGCGGCGAGGGCTGCCACTACGCCAACGACACGGTCTGGTTCACCACCAAGGGCGACAACCGCGTCTGGCAGCTCAACCTCGCCAACAGCACGTACGAGCTGGCGTACGACGACTCCCTCGTGCCCGGCGGCGCGGCCCCGCTGACGGGTGTCGACAACGTCACCGGGTCCTCCTACGGCGACCTGTACGTCGCCGAGGACGGCGGCAACATGGAGATCTGCGTGATCACCCCGGACGACGTGGTGGCGCCGTTCCTGCGGATCACCGGCCAGTCCTCCTCGGAGATCACCGGCCCGGCCTTCTCCCCGGCCGGCAACCGGCTCTACTTCTCCAGCCAGCGCGGTACGAGCGGCAGCTCGTCGGCGGGCATCACGTACGAGGTGACGGGCCCCTTCCGCACCTGA
- the nirB gene encoding nitrite reductase large subunit NirB has product MTEPLPAIVLIGHGMVGQRYLEALAERGATRSHRITVLCEEPRPAYDRVHLTSYFSGSTAEDLSMTPPGFMEEHGIGLHLGDPAEAIDREARTVTSRSGRVFPYDVLVLATGSFPFVPPVPGKDAPGCFVYRTIEDLLAIEEYAKDRTRGAVVGGGLLGLEAAGALQGLGLATRIVEFAPRLMPVQVDEGGGAALLRTIESMGLTVHTGVGTQEVRTGEDGHVDGMLLSDGSAVDTDLVVFSAGVRPRDQLARDSGLDVGERGGIAVDSRCRTSDPHVYAIGECALASDGRVYGLVAPGYEMAETAADDLLGREKEFTGADLSTKLKLLGVDVASFGDAHGSAPGSLDVVWSDSRSGVYKKLVVSPDGVLLGGVLVGDADSYGLLRPLTGSVPPVAPEQLVLPAGLGAPVALGPSSLPDHAVICSCHNVTKKAITAYTTLPEVKKCTKAGTGCGGCLKVIGQLLPASADKGLCGCFPFTRAELYEIVRTLRLTSYQQLLDGHGRPEARGGDGCEVCKPTVGSIIASLAPTVGASGYVLEGEQAALQDTNDHFLANMQRNGSYSVVPRIPGGEITPDKLIVIGEVARDFGLYTKITGGQRIDLFGASVDQLPRIWARLVDAGFESGHAYGKALRTVKSCVGQTWCRYGVQDSVRMAIDLELRYRGLRAPHKLKSAVSGCTRECAEAQSKDFGVIATASGWNLYVGGNGGATPRHADLLAQDLSDAELVRLIDRFLMFYIRTADRLERTSTWLERLEGGLAHLRDVVVHDSLGLCAELEALMADHVAHYRDEWAETLQDPERLRRFVSFVNAPGAPDPTVKFVPERDQVKPDLAVLTIGGAVR; this is encoded by the coding sequence ATGACCGAGCCCCTGCCCGCGATCGTGCTCATCGGGCACGGCATGGTCGGCCAGCGCTACCTGGAGGCGCTCGCCGAGCGCGGTGCGACCCGGTCCCACCGGATCACCGTCCTCTGCGAGGAGCCCCGGCCCGCCTACGACCGCGTCCACCTGACCTCGTACTTCTCCGGCAGCACCGCCGAGGACCTGTCCATGACGCCGCCCGGTTTCATGGAGGAGCACGGCATCGGCCTCCACCTCGGCGACCCCGCCGAGGCCATCGATCGGGAGGCCCGTACCGTCACCTCCCGCTCCGGCCGCGTCTTCCCGTACGACGTCCTGGTCCTGGCCACCGGCAGCTTCCCCTTCGTGCCGCCCGTCCCCGGCAAGGACGCCCCCGGCTGCTTCGTCTACCGCACCATCGAGGACCTCCTCGCCATCGAGGAGTACGCGAAGGACCGCACCCGCGGCGCGGTGGTCGGCGGCGGCCTCCTCGGGCTCGAAGCCGCCGGCGCCCTCCAGGGGCTCGGACTCGCCACCCGGATCGTGGAGTTCGCCCCGCGCCTGATGCCCGTCCAGGTCGACGAGGGCGGCGGCGCCGCCCTGCTGCGCACCATCGAGTCCATGGGGCTGACCGTCCACACCGGTGTCGGCACCCAGGAGGTGCGGACCGGCGAGGACGGCCACGTCGACGGCATGCTGCTCTCCGACGGATCCGCCGTCGACACCGACCTCGTCGTCTTCTCCGCCGGTGTCCGCCCCCGCGACCAGCTGGCCCGCGACTCGGGACTGGACGTCGGCGAGCGCGGCGGCATCGCGGTGGACTCCCGCTGCCGCACCTCCGACCCGCACGTCTACGCCATCGGCGAGTGCGCGCTGGCCTCCGACGGCCGCGTCTACGGCCTGGTCGCCCCCGGTTACGAGATGGCCGAGACGGCCGCCGACGATCTGCTGGGCCGGGAGAAGGAGTTCACCGGAGCCGATCTCTCCACCAAGCTCAAGCTGCTCGGCGTGGACGTGGCCTCCTTCGGTGACGCGCACGGCAGCGCCCCGGGCAGCCTCGACGTCGTCTGGTCCGACTCCCGCTCCGGCGTCTACAAGAAGCTGGTGGTCTCCCCGGACGGGGTCCTGCTCGGCGGGGTCCTGGTCGGCGACGCCGACTCGTACGGCCTGCTGCGCCCGCTCACCGGCAGCGTGCCGCCCGTCGCACCCGAGCAGCTGGTCCTGCCCGCCGGTCTCGGCGCGCCCGTCGCGCTCGGCCCGTCCTCGCTCCCCGACCACGCGGTGATCTGCTCCTGCCACAACGTCACCAAGAAGGCCATCACCGCCTACACCACCCTCCCCGAGGTGAAGAAGTGCACCAAGGCGGGCACCGGCTGCGGCGGTTGCCTCAAGGTGATCGGGCAGCTGCTGCCGGCCTCCGCCGACAAGGGGCTGTGCGGCTGCTTCCCCTTCACCCGTGCCGAGCTCTACGAGATCGTCCGCACCCTCCGCCTGACCTCGTACCAGCAGCTCCTCGACGGCCACGGCCGCCCCGAGGCCCGCGGCGGCGACGGCTGTGAGGTGTGCAAGCCCACCGTCGGCTCGATCATCGCCTCGCTCGCCCCGACCGTCGGCGCCAGCGGCTACGTCCTGGAGGGGGAGCAGGCCGCCCTCCAGGACACCAACGACCACTTCCTCGCGAACATGCAGCGCAACGGCTCCTACTCGGTCGTCCCCCGCATCCCCGGCGGTGAGATCACCCCCGACAAGCTGATCGTGATCGGCGAGGTGGCCCGCGACTTCGGCCTCTACACGAAGATCACCGGCGGCCAGCGGATCGACCTCTTCGGCGCGAGCGTGGACCAGCTCCCGCGGATCTGGGCCCGGCTCGTCGACGCCGGATTCGAGTCCGGGCACGCCTACGGGAAGGCCCTGCGGACAGTGAAGTCCTGCGTGGGGCAGACCTGGTGCCGCTACGGGGTGCAGGACAGCGTACGGATGGCCATCGACCTGGAGCTGCGCTACCGGGGACTGCGCGCCCCGCACAAGCTCAAGTCGGCGGTCTCCGGATGCACCCGCGAGTGCGCGGAGGCGCAGAGCAAGGACTTCGGGGTCATCGCGACGGCGAGCGGCTGGAACCTCTATGTGGGCGGCAACGGCGGGGCCACCCCGCGCCACGCCGACCTCCTCGCCCAGGACCTGTCGGACGCGGAACTGGTCCGGCTGATCGACCGGTTCCTGATGTTCTACATCCGCACCGCCGACCGGCTGGAGCGGACCTCGACCTGGCTGGAGCGGCTGGAGGGCGGCCTGGCCCATCTGCGGGACGTGGTCGTGCACGACTCGCTGGGGCTGTGCGCGGAGCTGGAGGCCCTGATGGCCGACCACGTGGCGCACTACCGCGACGAGTGGGCCGAGACGCTCCAGGACCCGGAGCGGCTGCGCCGGTTCGTGTCCTTCGTCAACGCGCCCGGCGCCCCCGACCCGACCGTGAAGTTCGTCCCCGAGCGCGACCAGGTCAAGCCCGACCTGGCCGTTCTGACCATAGGAGGAGCCGTCCGATGA
- the nirD gene encoding nitrite reductase small subunit NirD, with translation MTIELRVAEGWLTVCELSALVPGRGVAALLPDGSQAAVFVDRAGRPYAIGNQDPFTGAQVLSRGLLGSAAGRPFVASPLLKQRFDLESGRCLDDEEVAVRTYPVRTAATS, from the coding sequence ATGACCATCGAACTGCGGGTGGCCGAAGGCTGGCTGACGGTGTGCGAGCTGTCCGCGCTCGTCCCCGGGCGCGGGGTCGCGGCCCTGCTGCCCGACGGGAGCCAGGCCGCGGTGTTCGTCGACCGCGCGGGGCGCCCGTACGCCATCGGCAACCAGGACCCCTTCACGGGCGCTCAGGTGCTGTCGCGGGGGCTGCTGGGGAGCGCGGCGGGCAGGCCGTTCGTGGCCTCGCCGCTGCTGAAGCAGCGCTTCGACCTGGAGTCGGGGCGCTGCCTGGACGACGAGGAGGTGGCGGTCCGGACCTACCCGGTGCGGACCGCCGCGACCTCGTAG
- a CDS encoding group III truncated hemoglobin, translating into MNHFAAADDISGRADLDVVLRRFYTAAFADRGIGPFFTEIAGTDLEAHLPRITDFWERALFRTAEYRRDAFAPHAALNSARALTAADFGRWVQLWHANIDGLHRGPNAERAKAQGERIALALHKRLAGPEASMASEDGLGFVPLAALELRSVA; encoded by the coding sequence ATGAACCACTTCGCCGCCGCCGACGACATCTCGGGCCGCGCCGACCTCGACGTCGTGCTGCGCCGCTTCTACACGGCGGCCTTCGCCGATCGCGGGATCGGGCCCTTCTTCACCGAGATCGCCGGCACGGACCTCGAGGCCCACCTGCCCCGGATCACCGACTTCTGGGAGCGGGCCCTCTTCCGCACCGCCGAGTACCGGCGCGACGCCTTCGCCCCGCACGCCGCCCTGAACTCGGCGCGGGCACTGACCGCCGCCGACTTCGGGCGCTGGGTGCAGCTGTGGCACGCGAACATCGACGGCCTGCACCGGGGGCCGAACGCCGAGCGGGCCAAGGCGCAGGGCGAGCGGATCGCGCTGGCCCTGCACAAGCGGCTCGCGGGCCCTGAGGCGTCCATGGCGAGCGAGGACGGCCTCGGCTTCGTCCCGCTGGCCGCACTGGAGCTGCGCTCGGTGGCCTGA
- a CDS encoding VOC family protein — MSQPQMIFVNLPVKDLDATRAFWEKLGYSFNPQFSDETAASLVISDTIFAMLLTEEKFKQFATKPVADAAKTTEVMVALSADSRAKVDEIVDGALAAGAIEPRPAIDMGFMYGRAFEDLDHHVWEYVWMDPAAIQG; from the coding sequence ATGTCCCAGCCCCAGATGATCTTCGTCAACCTGCCGGTCAAGGACCTGGACGCCACCAGGGCCTTCTGGGAGAAGCTCGGCTACTCCTTCAACCCGCAGTTCTCCGACGAGACCGCCGCCTCCCTGGTGATCAGCGACACCATCTTCGCGATGCTGCTGACCGAGGAGAAGTTCAAGCAGTTCGCCACCAAGCCGGTCGCCGACGCCGCGAAGACCACCGAGGTGATGGTCGCGCTGAGCGCCGACAGCCGCGCCAAGGTCGACGAGATCGTGGACGGCGCTCTCGCGGCGGGCGCCATCGAGCCGCGACCGGCCATCGACATGGGCTTCATGTACGGCCGCGCCTTCGAGGACCTGGACCACCACGTGTGGGAGTACGTCTGGATGGACCCGGCCGCCATCCAGGGCTGA
- a CDS encoding ArsR/SmtB family transcription factor encodes MLRIHFTGVDLARVRMAGRPDALWETILSFHRLRDRRDARLFGEWRTETRSRLNSETRMLGMLIPARGYFPDFLTPVEGQYGWDVALDALRGIRPERMRRELVLLGGGSGAGAGAGAVAGTSPAPRLREFMDGGTKHLPRLLGELRGYHRAAVEPYWTHIQAQIEAERAARGRALLDGGADELLASLPPMLRWRAPVLECDYPVDRDVRLRGRGLLLQPSFFCRRTAVTLHDPELPPVLVYPAASHLASAPTGGEAARTVHVEEQRQRTLGKLVGHTRSVVLRAIGDGATTSELARRAGVSLASASQHACVMREAGLVTTLRHGNAVLHTVTPLGAALLKGGAVAS; translated from the coding sequence GTGCTGCGTATCCATTTCACTGGAGTGGACCTGGCACGCGTACGGATGGCAGGGCGTCCCGATGCGTTGTGGGAAACGATTCTCAGCTTTCACCGTTTAAGGGACCGGCGTGATGCCCGGTTGTTCGGTGAATGGCGCACGGAAACTCGGAGCCGGTTGAATAGTGAAACACGCATGCTCGGCATGCTCATACCGGCACGCGGCTATTTCCCCGATTTCCTGACCCCCGTGGAGGGGCAGTACGGGTGGGACGTGGCGCTCGACGCACTGCGCGGGATCCGGCCCGAGCGGATGCGGCGCGAGCTCGTGCTGCTCGGCGGCGGGTCCGGAGCCGGCGCGGGTGCCGGAGCGGTTGCCGGCACGTCGCCGGCGCCGCGGTTACGGGAGTTCATGGACGGCGGCACCAAGCACCTGCCGAGGCTCCTGGGCGAGCTGCGCGGGTACCACCGGGCGGCCGTGGAGCCGTACTGGACCCACATACAGGCCCAGATAGAGGCCGAGCGGGCCGCGCGCGGCCGGGCCCTGCTGGACGGGGGCGCGGACGAACTGCTGGCCTCGCTGCCGCCGATGCTGCGCTGGCGGGCCCCGGTGCTGGAGTGCGACTACCCCGTGGACCGCGACGTACGGCTGCGGGGACGCGGGCTGTTGCTCCAGCCGTCCTTCTTCTGCCGGCGCACCGCGGTGACCCTGCACGATCCGGAGCTGCCGCCGGTGCTGGTCTATCCGGCCGCCTCGCACCTGGCCTCGGCCCCCACGGGGGGCGAGGCGGCGCGCACCGTCCACGTCGAGGAGCAGCGCCAGCGCACGCTGGGCAAGCTGGTGGGGCACACCCGCTCGGTGGTGCTGCGGGCCATCGGCGACGGCGCCACCACCAGCGAACTGGCCCGCCGGGCCGGGGTCTCGCTGGCCTCGGCGAGCCAGCACGCCTGCGTGATGCGCGAGGCGGGCCTGGTCACCACCCTCCGCCACGGGAACGCGGTGCTGCACACGGTGACCCCGCTGGGCGCGGCCCTCCTCAAGGGTGGCGCCGTGGCCTCGTGA
- a CDS encoding NAD(P)/FAD-dependent oxidoreductase, which translates to MTSEQRVVVIGGGLAGLRLAARLTGGAAVTVLGEEPHVPYNRVLLAEVLAGRYAPEVAALPAVGPALRRGVRAVRIDRADRTVHCDDGAALAYDTLVLATGSNPVLPPLRGLFEPEGRELPDGVHAFRTMDDCLALSAAVRPGVRAVVIGGGLLGVSAARALAARGAQVVLAQQAARLMERQLDAEASALLHAHLEALGVEIHTECRVRGLTTSPAAPRTTAQRRVTGVELADGYRLDADLVVLACGVRPRTGLAQAAGLEVRKGIVVDDRLRSSDPRIHAIGDCAEHAGQVYGLAGAALEQADVLAGVLAGTDTAYTGTRALTRLTLTTAGGSGPFDLACFGETTPRPGDDVVRFADATRRTYRTVVLRDDRLVGGVLLGELSTVGAVARTWEGDEAPHDLFHLLTDDGGH; encoded by the coding sequence ATGACCTCGGAACAGCGTGTGGTGGTGATCGGCGGCGGCCTCGCGGGCCTGCGGCTCGCTGCGCGGCTGACCGGCGGTGCGGCGGTGACCGTCCTCGGCGAGGAGCCGCACGTTCCGTACAACCGGGTGCTGCTCGCCGAGGTCCTGGCGGGCCGGTACGCGCCGGAGGTGGCCGCCCTCCCGGCGGTCGGTCCGGCGCTGCGACGGGGGGTCCGTGCCGTCCGCATCGACCGCGCCGACCGGACGGTCCACTGCGACGACGGCGCGGCGTTGGCATACGACACGCTGGTGCTGGCCACCGGGTCCAACCCGGTGCTGCCGCCGCTGCGCGGGCTGTTCGAGCCCGAGGGGCGGGAACTCCCCGACGGGGTCCACGCGTTCCGCACGATGGACGACTGCCTGGCGCTCTCGGCGGCCGTCCGTCCGGGCGTGCGGGCGGTGGTGATCGGCGGGGGCCTGCTGGGCGTCTCGGCGGCCAGGGCGCTGGCCGCGCGGGGTGCGCAGGTGGTCCTGGCCCAGCAGGCCGCGCGCCTGATGGAACGGCAGCTGGACGCCGAGGCGTCCGCTCTGCTGCACGCCCACCTCGAAGCCCTGGGCGTGGAGATCCACACGGAGTGCCGCGTCCGCGGCCTGACCACCTCGCCTGCGGCTCCGCGGACGACGGCGCAGCGCAGGGTCACCGGGGTCGAGCTCGCCGACGGCTATCGGCTCGACGCCGATCTCGTCGTGCTCGCCTGCGGTGTACGGCCCCGCACCGGGCTCGCCCAGGCCGCCGGGCTCGAGGTGCGCAAGGGCATCGTGGTCGACGACCGGCTGCGCTCCAGCGACCCCCGGATCCACGCCATCGGCGACTGCGCCGAGCACGCCGGCCAGGTGTACGGCCTGGCGGGAGCCGCGCTGGAGCAGGCCGACGTCCTCGCTGGCGTCCTGGCCGGCACGGACACCGCGTACACCGGCACCCGCGCCCTCACCCGGCTCACCCTCACCACCGCCGGAGGCAGCGGCCCCTTCGACCTCGCCTGCTTCGGCGAGACGACCCCCCGCCCCGGCGACGACGTGGTCCGCTTCGCCGACGCCACCCGGCGGACCTACCGCACGGTCGTCCTCCGCGACGACCGCCTGGTCGGCGGGGTCCTGCTCGGCGAACTCTCCACCGTGGGCGCCGTCGCCCGCACCTGGGAGGGCGACGAGGCACCCCACGACCTGTTCCACCTGCTCACCGACGACGGAGGCCACTGA